Proteins encoded by one window of Clostridium cagae:
- a CDS encoding SH3 domain-containing protein, translated as MDIYLIDEAKNYKFHFPVNPLNSLSLSKEKRYITADILDFGEVDINQKGEKIREISFNSLFPKEYDESYCREMYLDTPLNSKKLIEGWQDIEQPLRLIITDIDVNELVSISKFTYEFVAGELEDIYFNITFRTNREIKIETITSTSANSYSGGLQDNRPSQESKFKDGDKAKVTASALNVRSGPGTENDIIGTLYKGQIVTAYRVEGQWLHTYYGNHGGYVHMDYIVKV; from the coding sequence ATGGATATATATTTAATAGATGAAGCTAAAAATTATAAATTCCATTTTCCAGTTAACCCTTTAAATTCTTTATCGTTATCGAAAGAAAAAAGATACATTACAGCAGATATATTAGACTTTGGTGAAGTTGATATAAATCAAAAAGGCGAAAAAATAAGAGAAATAAGTTTTAATTCTTTATTTCCAAAAGAGTATGATGAATCTTATTGCAGAGAAATGTATTTAGATACACCTTTGAATAGTAAAAAGTTAATAGAAGGCTGGCAAGATATAGAACAACCATTAAGGTTAATAATAACGGATATAGATGTAAATGAACTAGTATCTATAAGTAAATTTACTTATGAATTTGTTGCTGGAGAATTAGAAGATATTTATTTTAATATAACTTTTAGAACTAACAGAGAAATAAAGATAGAAACCATAACTAGTACTAGCGCAAATAGTTATAGTGGTGGCTTACAAGATAATAGACCTTCACAAGAATCAAAATTTAAAGACGGTGATAAAGCTAAAGTTACTGCAAGTGCATTAAACGTTAGAAGTGGTCCAGGAACTGAAAATGATATTATCGGTACATTATACAAAGGACAAATAGTAACAGCTTATAGAGTTGAAGGACAATGGCTACATACTTATTACGGTAATCATGGTGGTTATGTCCATATGGATTATATAGTAAAAGTTTAA
- a CDS encoding phage tail tape measure protein translates to MAKKEVYRLGINIKVDGDKQSKKVLTEVEKSTEKVKKKVRDLDKLTASPSAKLKDTASTAIDKIKSKTEKLNNKTATAKLKAKDEASKTINKVQNKLNSWIKTGAKKVISIGLAGTVALGGLGIGSAIKTFSDFEYGMKTVQATSQASNDELLKLTDTAKNLGATTSFSAVEVSQGMNYLAMAGYKTQDIISAMPGLLDAAAASGEDLASTSDIISDAITAFGMKASDTTHLADVMAQASASANTSIGLLGESFKYVGATAGAMGYSIEDASLALGLMANAGVKGSMGGTALKNAIVNMASPTDTMLTVMKKYNLSLTDSSGKMKSLKSVMDMLREKMKGVDKATQASAASQLFGKEAMSGMLSIINASETDYNNLANAIYNADGAAKQMANTKLDSLSGQWTILKSAVEGMKITLGERLAPYAKQFVTWFTAKIPNITDSVVKFVDTISNNVGTIKAAGGAFLGLTGAFVGMSAINKISTTVGTFGKLLGGFKTTATADALVKTTGAMQDLGLASKIIPALLSPTGLAIAGIGIAGVVAAKQLSKEVVPVVDLFADKIEYLKDSTNVSGMGGMSQEITKISDATKKAVGAYMEMDNSIQRTLLNLRYKNAAITSDIAHNVIEQFTNMNKTITNKLDENLKSNLSKIQTMFNNNTKLTAEEQNNIMAQIENHYNKQTTTTENALKEISSIYKDASEANRSLTQDENNKINELRSQMTTTAITSLSETEKESAIILGRIKDQTGRITAETAAEIVQKLNEQRDETVDAANAEYADRVHIAEQIKSMGGEYAEETANKIIAEAERQRDETIAAADATRSEGIDALKQAYGDLEHNVELNTGRILDFWGRIKQWWDNTSFSTKFANIETNGVVGMVGQKPNNSSSKITKPASEIETDLVGAPNSLSRETIKWGKENYTGTNNAIPGINSVGERGMELVLGRSLYDFKGGEKVLNNSETKSVLNNLGQAPIYNPQIQTIGAGGNNIQIDVQVNNNDTDVNGIVREVTNEVGRQLKEVLTNIKK, encoded by the coding sequence TTGGCCAAAAAGGAAGTTTACAGATTAGGAATAAATATAAAAGTTGATGGAGACAAACAGTCTAAAAAAGTCTTAACAGAAGTAGAAAAAAGCACTGAAAAAGTTAAGAAAAAAGTTAGAGATTTAGACAAACTAACAGCTAGTCCTAGTGCAAAACTTAAAGATACAGCATCAACAGCAATAGATAAAATAAAATCTAAAACAGAAAAGCTAAATAATAAAACAGCTACAGCAAAGCTTAAAGCAAAAGATGAAGCAAGTAAAACTATCAATAAAGTTCAAAATAAACTAAATAGTTGGATTAAAACAGGTGCTAAAAAGGTAATATCTATAGGATTAGCAGGAACTGTAGCATTAGGTGGCTTAGGAATAGGTTCAGCCATTAAAACATTTAGTGATTTTGAATATGGAATGAAAACTGTACAGGCAACAAGCCAAGCAAGCAATGATGAATTACTTAAATTAACAGATACAGCTAAAAATTTAGGAGCTACAACGTCTTTTAGTGCAGTAGAGGTAAGTCAGGGTATGAACTATCTTGCTATGGCGGGATATAAAACACAAGATATTATATCAGCTATGCCAGGTTTGTTAGATGCTGCAGCAGCAAGTGGGGAAGATTTAGCAAGCACAAGTGATATTATTTCAGATGCAATTACAGCATTTGGAATGAAAGCTAGTGATACTACACATTTAGCTGATGTTATGGCTCAGGCAAGTGCAAGTGCTAATACTAGCATAGGATTATTAGGAGAATCTTTTAAGTATGTTGGAGCAACTGCTGGAGCTATGGGATATAGTATAGAAGATGCCAGCCTTGCACTAGGATTAATGGCTAATGCAGGTGTTAAAGGTTCAATGGGAGGTACAGCTCTTAAAAATGCTATAGTAAATATGGCTAGCCCTACAGATACAATGTTAACTGTTATGAAAAAATATAATTTATCTTTAACAGATAGTAGTGGAAAAATGAAATCATTAAAAAGTGTCATGGATATGCTTAGAGAAAAAATGAAAGGAGTAGATAAAGCTACTCAAGCATCAGCAGCAAGTCAATTGTTTGGTAAAGAAGCAATGTCTGGAATGTTAAGTATTATAAATGCAAGTGAGACTGATTATAATAATTTGGCTAATGCAATTTATAATGCTGATGGAGCAGCTAAGCAAATGGCTAATACAAAACTTGATTCTTTAAGTGGACAATGGACAATACTAAAAAGTGCTGTAGAAGGAATGAAAATTACATTAGGAGAAAGACTTGCACCTTATGCTAAACAATTCGTAACATGGTTTACTGCTAAAATACCTAATATTACAGATTCAGTTGTAAAATTTGTAGATACTATAAGTAACAATGTAGGAACTATTAAAGCTGCTGGAGGTGCTTTCTTAGGATTAACAGGAGCATTTGTTGGAATGTCTGCAATTAATAAAATATCAACTACAGTAGGAACATTTGGAAAATTATTAGGTGGATTTAAAACAACCGCAACCGCAGATGCACTTGTGAAAACTACTGGTGCAATGCAAGACTTAGGACTAGCATCTAAAATAATACCAGCTTTATTATCTCCAACAGGATTAGCTATAGCTGGAATAGGAATTGCTGGAGTGGTAGCAGCTAAACAATTAAGTAAAGAAGTTGTTCCAGTTGTGGATTTATTTGCAGATAAAATAGAATATTTAAAAGATTCTACAAATGTTTCGGGGATGGGTGGAATGAGTCAAGAAATTACTAAAATATCTGATGCAACTAAAAAAGCTGTAGGTGCTTATATGGAAATGGACAATAGTATACAAAGAACATTATTAAATTTAAGATATAAAAATGCTGCTATAACAAGTGATATTGCTCATAATGTTATAGAACAATTTACTAACATGAATAAAACTATTACTAATAAATTAGATGAAAATTTAAAATCAAATTTAAGCAAAATACAAACAATGTTTAATAATAATACTAAATTAACAGCAGAAGAACAAAATAATATTATGGCACAAATAGAAAATCATTATAATAAACAGACAACTACAACTGAAAATGCTTTAAAAGAAATAAGTTCTATTTATAAGGATGCAAGTGAAGCAAATAGAAGCTTAACACAAGATGAAAATAATAAAATAAATGAACTAAGGTCACAAATGACTACTACAGCAATAACTTCTCTTTCTGAAACTGAAAAAGAAAGTGCAATAATTTTAGGGAGAATTAAAGACCAAACAGGAAGAATAACTGCTGAAACTGCTGCAGAGATAGTTCAAAAGTTAAATGAACAAAGAGATGAAACTGTCGATGCTGCTAATGCGGAATATGCAGATAGAGTTCATATTGCAGAACAAATAAAATCTATGGGTGGAGAATATGCAGAAGAAACAGCAAATAAAATAATAGCAGAGGCAGAAAGACAAAGAGATGAAACAATAGCTGCTGCTGATGCTACTAGATCAGAGGGGATAGATGCATTAAAACAAGCTTATGGGGATTTAGAACATAATGTAGAACTTAATACAGGCCGCATATTAGACTTTTGGGGCAGAATAAAGCAATGGTGGGATAACACTAGTTTTAGTACTAAATTTGCTAATATAGAAACTAATGGTGTTGTTGGAATGGTTGGGCAAAAGCCAAATAATTCAAGTAGCAAAATTACAAAACCAGCAAGTGAAATAGAAACTGATTTAGTAGGTGCTCCTAATAGTTTATCAAGAGAAACTATTAAATGGGGAAAGGAGAATTATACTGGAACGAATAATGCAATACCAGGTATTAACTCAGTAGGCGAGCGTGGTATGGAATTGGTATTAGGAAGAAGTTTATATGACTTTAAAGGTGGAGAAAAAGTACTTAATAATTCAGAAACTAAATCTGTTTTAAATAATCTAGGTCAAGCACCTATATATAATCCGCAAATTCAAACTATTGGTGCTGGTGGAAATAATATTCAAATTGATGTCCAAGTAAATAATAATGATACAGATGTTAATGGAATAGTTCGCGAGGTAACAAATGAAGTAGGAAGACAGCTTAAAGAAGTTCTTACAAATATTAAAAAATAA
- a CDS encoding phage tail assembly chaperone: MNTENNVLEMQEEDIIKKLLGEVEAPRATIVLERIGIPVELKGLNSTEIAQIRKKCTSKRKVKGVMEEKLNGEEYDAGLILGATTNFNWNEPRLLEKHGVSDGKQFILRKLLGGERTNLVNKVLALSGYDDELSDAEDIKNLSGEEE, translated from the coding sequence ATGAATACAGAAAATAATGTTTTAGAAATGCAAGAAGAGGATATAATCAAAAAATTATTAGGTGAAGTAGAAGCTCCTAGAGCAACAATAGTGCTTGAAAGAATAGGTATACCAGTAGAATTAAAAGGCCTTAATAGTACAGAAATAGCTCAAATAAGAAAAAAATGTACTTCAAAAAGAAAAGTTAAAGGTGTAATGGAAGAAAAATTAAATGGTGAAGAATATGATGCAGGATTAATTCTTGGAGCTACTACTAACTTTAATTGGAATGAACCTAGATTATTAGAGAAGCATGGTGTAAGTGATGGAAAACAATTTATACTAAGAAAACTACTAGGTGGAGAAAGAACTAATTTAGTTAATAAAGTATTAGCGCTAAGTGGATATGATGATGAACTAAGTGATGCAGAAGATATAAAAAACTTATCAGGCGAGGAGGAATAA
- a CDS encoding phage tail tube protein, whose protein sequence is MSTKKELDSSRICSGTYGRVFKDGKEYPQVSECTADVERDMKETPTVGSEWIGYKGGLKKGSGTLKGWKVTSEMTQQGFNRFELLTELDDPEAYGAERIRLKNCQFTKINLVNFKPGEVIEEEMPFVFSGFDLLDPITAD, encoded by the coding sequence ATGTCTACAAAAAAAGAACTTGATTCAAGTAGAATTTGTTCAGGTACTTATGGAAGAGTTTTTAAAGATGGAAAGGAATATCCGCAAGTATCTGAATGTACTGCTGATGTAGAAAGAGATATGAAAGAGACTCCAACTGTAGGTTCTGAATGGATAGGATATAAAGGTGGACTTAAAAAGGGTTCAGGGACACTTAAAGGATGGAAGGTTACGTCAGAAATGACTCAACAAGGATTTAATAGGTTTGAGTTATTAACTGAATTAGATGATCCTGAAGCTTATGGAGCTGAAAGAATAAGATTAAAGAATTGTCAATTTACAAAGATAAATTTAGTAAACTTTAAACCTGGAGAAGTAATAGAAGAAGAGATGCCTTTTGTATTTAGTGGGTTTGATTTACTTGATCCAATAACTGCTGATTAA
- a CDS encoding phage tail sheath subtilisin-like domain-containing protein, translating into MAKGTWNEKDKPKIPGFYNRMQIAAEESANNIQGVLAMPVKSDWGPVNKVVSVSQERHLKNVFGNNVDFTAYKLGKLALLGKPKELLLYRLVDSAAKPGELILKNTESSPTNVIKLQTIYPSSRSFNVTIRTNIINDSAKDIILYENTTQLVEVSDLTGSIDEIVDKINKSALSDYIVASKVENATGTLADMVNDKFTGGNDGASNITNTEYLKAMKAFESHGIDGFTLDGVTDVGLHTSVKTWINECKKEGLDILAFLASNSESLSQANSKSKEYNDYLMHNVYLKSTTYDGITYTAAEVAVYVAALALGKNLKESVCNEITIFDSVEPRLSRTEIESALESGTIVFDVIDNEVVIVDDVNTYKNYKNEKEEALGNIRAIRFINTVNKQTAGAGKDYIGKISNDETGHTVTLCGLKTFFETYQKLGIIAKFNIETDEELQKNAQSDEFFWKWDAEYINVIKKIFSTGNLK; encoded by the coding sequence ATGGCTAAAGGTACATGGAACGAAAAAGATAAACCAAAGATTCCAGGATTCTATAACAGGATGCAGATAGCAGCAGAAGAATCAGCAAACAATATTCAAGGAGTTCTAGCTATGCCAGTAAAAAGTGATTGGGGTCCAGTAAACAAAGTAGTTTCTGTTTCTCAAGAAAGACACTTAAAAAATGTTTTTGGTAACAATGTAGATTTTACAGCATATAAGCTAGGAAAATTAGCATTGCTAGGAAAACCAAAAGAGTTGTTACTTTATAGACTTGTTGATAGTGCTGCTAAACCAGGAGAGCTAATTCTTAAAAATACTGAAAGTTCTCCAACTAATGTAATTAAGTTGCAAACAATATATCCAAGCTCAAGATCATTTAATGTAACAATAAGAACAAACATAATTAATGATTCTGCTAAAGATATTATTTTATATGAAAATACTACTCAATTAGTTGAAGTTAGTGATCTAACTGGAAGTATTGATGAAATAGTAGATAAAATAAACAAATCTGCTCTAAGCGATTATATTGTTGCTTCAAAAGTTGAAAATGCAACAGGAACATTAGCGGATATGGTAAATGATAAATTTACAGGTGGTAATGATGGTGCATCTAATATAACTAATACTGAATATTTAAAAGCAATGAAAGCATTTGAAAGTCATGGAATAGATGGGTTTACATTAGATGGTGTTACAGATGTAGGATTACACACAAGTGTTAAAACATGGATCAATGAATGCAAAAAAGAAGGACTTGATATATTAGCATTTTTAGCAAGTAATTCAGAAAGTTTAAGTCAGGCTAATTCAAAATCAAAAGAGTACAATGATTACTTAATGCACAATGTTTACTTAAAATCAACTACTTATGATGGAATTACTTACACAGCAGCAGAAGTAGCTGTATATGTTGCTGCTTTAGCACTAGGAAAGAATTTAAAAGAATCTGTCTGTAATGAAATTACCATATTTGATAGTGTAGAACCTCGTTTATCAAGAACTGAAATAGAAAGTGCATTAGAATCTGGAACTATAGTATTTGATGTAATAGATAATGAAGTAGTTATTGTAGATGATGTAAATACTTATAAAAACTATAAGAATGAAAAAGAGGAAGCATTAGGTAATATTAGAGCAATTAGATTTATCAATACAGTAAACAAGCAAACAGCAGGTGCTGGAAAGGACTATATAGGTAAAATCTCAAATGATGAAACAGGACATACAGTAACACTGTGTGGGTTAAAAACATTCTTTGAAACATATCAAAAGTTAGGTATTATAGCTAAATTTAATATAGAAACAGATGAAGAATTACAAAAGAACGCTCAATCAGATGAATTCTTCTGGAAGTGGGATGCTGAATATATAAATGTCATAAAGAAGATTTTCAGTACAGGTAATTTAAAATAG
- a CDS encoding major capsid protein: protein MKLEDYINSANITLYMKQLPQEATLEKSLFPAKKVLGTKLENAKGAKKKPIALRQSTFDVAAKMRSLSADITVQSTEIPFFKESVGIDETTRRELITAFGCNNENLVKTISDQIFDGQVNLIKGSEIMPKAMAAQVIQNGQIAYSSNEEDGDVIVDYGVPSTHKIVLTSSDKWTNADADIVGDVKKWQKIIKDDQYPKPTTLLLTENTFDNTFLINKKITAHLNGNVMNQNRILSQKDYLQFAKEIMGLAIVFLDDSTYYPYEGAAPVQYYEDNKITLTSGTTLGNTVYGTTPEEFDKTHGSGKLDTTMAGLVNGTAITTMVKADPVTVDTKVSVMPIVSFDRADEVFFATVG, encoded by the coding sequence ATTAAATTAGAAGACTATATAAATTCAGCTAACATTACTTTATACATGAAGCAGTTGCCACAAGAAGCAACATTAGAAAAATCATTATTTCCAGCAAAAAAAGTACTTGGAACAAAGCTTGAAAATGCAAAAGGAGCTAAGAAAAAGCCTATTGCATTAAGACAAAGTACATTTGATGTAGCTGCTAAAATGAGAAGCTTATCTGCGGATATAACTGTACAAAGTACAGAAATTCCATTTTTTAAAGAATCAGTTGGTATTGATGAAACAACAAGAAGGGAATTAATAACAGCATTTGGATGTAATAATGAAAACTTGGTTAAGACTATTTCAGACCAAATATTTGATGGACAAGTAAATCTTATAAAAGGTTCTGAAATTATGCCTAAAGCTATGGCAGCACAAGTTATTCAAAATGGTCAAATTGCTTATTCAAGTAATGAAGAGGATGGAGATGTAATAGTTGATTATGGAGTTCCATCTACTCATAAGATTGTATTAACATCAAGTGACAAATGGACAAATGCGGATGCTGATATTGTTGGTGATGTTAAGAAGTGGCAAAAAATCATAAAAGATGATCAATATCCAAAGCCAACTACATTATTATTAACAGAGAATACATTCGATAATACATTTCTAATAAATAAGAAAATAACTGCTCATTTAAATGGAAATGTTATGAATCAGAACAGAATATTATCTCAAAAAGATTACTTACAATTTGCTAAAGAGATTATGGGGTTAGCAATTGTATTTTTAGATGATTCAACATATTATCCATATGAGGGAGCAGCACCAGTTCAATATTATGAAGATAACAAAATTACACTTACAAGTGGTACAACTTTGGGAAATACAGTGTATGGTACAACTCCAGAAGAGTTTGACAAAACTCATGGAAGCGGAAAGCTTGATACTACTATGGCAGGTCTTGTAAATGGTACAGCAATTACTACTATGGTAAAAGCTGATCCAGTTACAGTTGATACAAAAGTATCTGTAATGCCTATAGTAAGCTTTGACAGAGCAGACGAAGTATTCTTTGCAACAGTAGGTTAA
- a CDS encoding phage scaffolding protein, protein MAHIKDIIGEEAFNALSEDKRKELGKKDFEDIGSGNFIPKIRFDQVNGEAKEYKKQVGERDTQISKLKDEYKDVDGLKEKVEKLELDNKTQKEGYEKQLNDISFNNALEKALGVFNVKDKVSVMAHIDKSKLHLDGESITGLKDQIEPLKTSHDFLFEKEIKGTSSFGTGGSAGGQEPTHSTNFAEQLGKEKAESLKQVKDISSFAAN, encoded by the coding sequence ATGGCACATATTAAAGACATTATCGGAGAAGAAGCATTTAATGCTCTTTCAGAAGATAAAAGAAAAGAATTAGGGAAAAAAGATTTTGAAGATATAGGTTCAGGTAACTTCATCCCAAAGATTAGATTTGACCAAGTAAATGGCGAAGCTAAGGAATATAAAAAGCAAGTAGGAGAAAGAGACACTCAAATTTCTAAGCTTAAAGATGAATATAAAGATGTTGATGGCTTAAAAGAAAAAGTTGAAAAGCTTGAATTAGATAATAAAACTCAAAAAGAAGGCTATGAAAAGCAATTAAATGATATTTCATTTAATAATGCTTTAGAAAAGGCATTAGGAGTATTCAATGTTAAAGATAAAGTGTCAGTTATGGCTCATATCGATAAAAGCAAACTTCATTTAGATGGTGAATCTATTACAGGATTAAAAGACCAAATAGAGCCACTTAAAACAAGCCACGATTTCTTGTTTGAAAAAGAAATAAAAGGTACAAGTTCATTCGGTACTGGTGGAAGTGCAGGTGGTCAAGAACCTACTCATTCAACTAACTTTGCAGAGCAGCTAGGAAAAGAAAAAGCAGAATCATTAAAACAAGTAAAAGACATTAGCTCATTTGCAGCTAATTAA
- a CDS encoding ABC transporter ATPase, producing the protein MKELSTIQKREKLNKVFATDKIGPGGANHEYVIVSDIGLQVPKEQVITFQKGPRNVEGSQHGACDEDLLEMVRDRLKAFQRGPYSCRENACALTYIEEALLWLNMRKEDRIERNVLGTNTK; encoded by the coding sequence ATGAAAGAATTAAGTACAATCCAAAAGAGAGAAAAATTAAATAAGGTATTTGCTACTGATAAAATAGGTCCAGGAGGTGCCAATCATGAATATGTGATAGTTTCAGATATTGGCTTACAAGTTCCTAAAGAACAGGTAATAACATTTCAAAAAGGTCCTAGAAATGTAGAGGGTAGTCAACATGGTGCTTGTGATGAAGATTTATTAGAAATGGTAAGGGATAGATTAAAAGCCTTCCAAAGAGGTCCTTATTCTTGTAGAGAAAATGCCTGTGCATTAACATATATAGAAGAAGCCTTACTTTGGTTAAATATGCGTAAGGAAGATAGAATTGAAAGAAATGTATTAGGTACAAATACTAAGTAG
- a CDS encoding phage portal protein produces the protein MEQQAKSIRDTLLKLPDNEIAERKRVFTDYYYYKGKSIDLDKAKQNSALYGQNWPIDDNVDYEPTQDIRNKVKPLLKKQARWMFGKKPTLIFKADDLKDKEKCEELRKFIEDVFENNSFWNNTRKAFLETTIKKRALLRVEANPGQPVVIKYESIENFFYKEKNGKLLKAIFFEEDEMNVYREEDKDKIYYLHTYYYKVEEKTKALQAWYRKETYKNTDLVEKNEYDTGFSTIPCWLIRNGGELNNTFGESDVTDLRDAQNQYNRRNSDFADALRFQMFGSESVIDGKEEDVNKLNVAPGALHAIRTSDEALAQGKQATIQKQEYNIGNSEAMNSYLDRADSDMKETLDMPKISDLNNIPSAKAMIYLYNDLIARMEEKFNDWERPLLSLINFIIEVGSVCYPGIFNKEWINLKYTKLIKQNYPIPNDLDEKKKLAMDEVDSKVRSRKSYIKEYSDEEDEEKAFDEILEETTLLNQAQDTLIGGTNSDIDDIDNELNSGE, from the coding sequence ATGGAACAACAAGCAAAAAGTATAAGAGATACATTACTTAAGCTACCTGATAATGAAATAGCAGAAAGAAAACGTGTCTTTACTGACTATTATTATTACAAAGGTAAATCTATAGATTTAGATAAAGCAAAACAAAATTCAGCATTGTATGGTCAAAACTGGCCAATTGATGATAATGTTGATTATGAACCTACACAAGATATTAGAAATAAGGTCAAGCCATTGCTTAAGAAACAAGCACGTTGGATGTTTGGAAAGAAACCTACACTTATATTTAAAGCTGATGATTTGAAGGATAAAGAGAAGTGTGAAGAGTTAAGGAAGTTTATAGAAGATGTATTTGAAAATAATAGCTTCTGGAATAATACTAGAAAAGCCTTTTTAGAAACTACTATAAAGAAAAGAGCATTGCTTAGAGTAGAAGCTAATCCAGGACAACCAGTAGTAATTAAATATGAAAGTATAGAAAATTTCTTTTATAAAGAGAAGAATGGAAAGCTACTAAAAGCTATATTCTTTGAAGAAGATGAAATGAATGTGTATAGAGAAGAAGATAAAGATAAGATTTATTACTTGCATACTTATTATTATAAAGTAGAAGAGAAAACTAAAGCACTTCAAGCTTGGTATAGAAAAGAAACTTATAAGAATACAGATTTAGTAGAAAAAAATGAGTATGACACAGGATTTTCTACTATCCCATGTTGGCTAATACGTAATGGTGGAGAGCTTAATAATACTTTTGGTGAAAGTGATGTTACTGACTTAAGAGATGCTCAAAATCAGTATAACAGGAGAAATTCAGATTTTGCAGATGCATTGAGATTTCAAATGTTTGGATCTGAAAGTGTTATTGATGGAAAAGAAGAGGATGTAAATAAATTGAATGTTGCACCAGGAGCGTTACATGCTATAAGAACATCAGATGAAGCATTAGCACAAGGAAAACAAGCAACTATTCAAAAGCAAGAATATAATATAGGAAATAGTGAAGCTATGAATTCTTATCTAGATAGAGCAGATAGTGACATGAAAGAAACTTTAGATATGCCTAAGATAAGTGATTTAAATAATATTCCAAGTGCTAAAGCTATGATATATCTTTATAATGATTTAATTGCTAGAATGGAAGAAAAGTTTAATGATTGGGAAAGGCCTTTACTATCTTTAATTAACTTTATTATAGAAGTAGGTTCAGTATGTTATCCAGGTATATTTAATAAAGAATGGATTAATTTAAAATATACTAAGCTTATAAAACAAAATTATCCTATTCCTAATGATTTAGACGAAAAGAAAAAGCTTGCAATGGATGAAGTAGATAGCAAAGTTAGGAGTAGAAAATCTTATATTAAAGAATATAGTGATGAAGAAGATGAGGAAAAAGCTTTTGATGAAATATTAGAAGAAACAACCTTATTAAATCAAGCACAAGATACTCTTATTGGTGGAACTAATAGCGATATAGACGATATAGATAATGAATTGAATAGTGGTGAATAA
- a CDS encoding terminase small subunit: MAREKSPERIKAKEIYLSSNGDIVLKDIAEELGVTDVKIRKWKNLDKWDEELKGNVPLKENKKKVERTIKKSTNKENNKKDEEPIADEVKEVLENTELNDKQRLFCVIYSKCFNATKAYQKVYKCTYETAMVNGSNLLRNTKVKEQIESLTAIQFNKEALKRSVIQKYIDIAFADIGDYVKFGKKYKGVWTKDNDGKDIPVIDPETGEQKIKEYNYLDLKESSLVDTTLINEVAEGKDGIKFKLADKMKALDFLTKHCNLLSDEEKIKLDLEYKKLQGNKLKADIEKTKAETNRITENDEIEVEDDGFLEALKGRTTQVWNNE, translated from the coding sequence ATGGCTAGAGAAAAAAGTCCTGAAAGAATAAAGGCTAAAGAAATATATCTTAGTTCTAATGGTGATATTGTATTAAAAGATATTGCTGAAGAATTAGGGGTAACAGATGTAAAGATAAGAAAGTGGAAAAACTTAGATAAATGGGACGAAGAATTAAAAGGGAACGTTCCATTAAAAGAAAACAAAAAGAAAGTGGAACGTACCATTAAGAAGAGTACCAATAAAGAGAATAATAAAAAGGATGAAGAGCCTATTGCTGATGAAGTTAAAGAAGTATTAGAAAATACTGAACTTAATGATAAGCAAAGGCTCTTTTGTGTTATATACTCTAAGTGTTTTAATGCTACTAAGGCATACCAAAAAGTTTATAAATGTACTTATGAGACTGCAATGGTTAATGGAAGTAATCTACTAAGAAACACTAAGGTAAAAGAACAGATAGAGTCTTTAACAGCAATACAGTTTAATAAAGAAGCACTTAAAAGAAGTGTAATACAAAAGTATATAGATATAGCCTTTGCAGATATAGGTGACTATGTTAAGTTTGGAAAAAAATATAAAGGAGTATGGACCAAAGATAATGACGGGAAAGATATACCGGTAATAGATCCTGAAACTGGGGAACAAAAGATAAAAGAATACAACTATTTAGATTTAAAAGAGAGCTCTTTAGTAGATACAACATTAATTAATGAAGTTGCAGAGGGAAAAGATGGTATTAAATTTAAACTAGCAGATAAGATGAAAGCTTTAGACTTCCTAACTAAACATTGTAATTTACTATCTGATGAAGAAAAGATTAAGCTTGATTTGGAATATAAGAAGTTACAAGGTAATAAGCTCAAAGCTGATATTGAGAAAACTAAAGCTGAAACTAATAGAATTACTGAAAATGATGAAATAGAGGTTGAAGATGATGGATTCTTAGAAGCATTAAAGGGAAGAACTACACAGGTATGGAACAATGAGTAA